A single window of Pseudomonas benzenivorans DNA harbors:
- the glsB gene encoding glutaminase B, which yields MQDLLNEILDEVRPLIGQGKVADYIPALAGVAPDQLAIAVYSNDGELHVAGDARTAFSIQSISKVFSLVQAIGHSGEAIWQRLGHEPSGQPFNSLVQLEFERGRPRNPFINAGALVICDINQSRFAAPALSMRDFARRLAGNPELVIDNKVAESEYQYRARNAAMAYLMQAFGNFHNDVEAVLRSYFSHCALRMSCVDLARAFSFLANDGYCPHSGEQVLSARQVKQVNAIMATSGLYDEAGNFAYRVGLPGKSGVGGGIVAVVPGRFSVCVWSPELNAAGNSLAGMAALELLSQRIGWSVF from the coding sequence ATGCAAGACCTGCTCAACGAGATTCTCGACGAAGTCCGCCCGCTGATCGGCCAGGGCAAGGTGGCCGACTACATTCCCGCCCTGGCCGGCGTCGCACCCGACCAGCTGGCCATCGCCGTCTACAGCAATGACGGCGAGCTGCATGTGGCCGGCGATGCGCGCACGGCCTTCTCGATCCAGAGCATCTCCAAGGTGTTCAGCCTGGTCCAGGCCATCGGTCATTCCGGCGAGGCGATCTGGCAGCGCCTGGGCCACGAGCCGTCCGGGCAGCCGTTCAACTCGCTGGTGCAGCTGGAGTTCGAGCGCGGCCGGCCGCGCAACCCCTTCATCAATGCCGGCGCCCTGGTGATCTGCGACATCAACCAGTCGCGTTTCGCCGCCCCGGCGCTGTCGATGCGCGACTTCGCCCGCCGCCTGGCCGGCAACCCCGAGCTGGTGATCGACAACAAGGTGGCCGAGTCGGAGTACCAGTACCGCGCGCGCAACGCCGCCATGGCCTACCTGATGCAGGCCTTCGGCAACTTCCACAACGATGTCGAGGCGGTGCTGCGCAGCTACTTCAGCCACTGCGCCCTGCGCATGAGCTGCGTCGACCTGGCGCGCGCCTTCAGCTTCCTGGCCAACGACGGCTACTGCCCGCACAGCGGCGAGCAGGTGCTCAGCGCCCGCCAGGTCAAGCAGGTCAACGCCATCATGGCCACCAGCGGGCTGTACGACGAGGCCGGCAACTTCGCCTACCGGGTCGGCCTGCCGGGCAAGAGCGGGGTCGGCGGTGGCATCGTCGCGGTGGTGCCGGGGCGCTTCAGCGTCTGCGTCTGGTCACCGGAACTGAACGCCGCCGGCAACTCCCTGGCCGGCATGGCGGCGCTGGAGCTGCTCAGCCAGCGCATTGGCTGGTCGGTGTTCTGA
- a CDS encoding helix-turn-helix domain-containing protein, with amino-acid sequence MSDHFSPNLKLLCSHYRSIAEVCRQLAINRAQFNKYLSGQSRPTAYNLKRICDFFGVEDYELGLPAEQFAGLIGARSGAQERAAAGDPLLELLQPLREHASSLSRYCGYYLEYANCMSVPGQILVSLVQLREERGSYLFERQERQGRPHGPGPEADDSVRCRYLGAAFYLQDRLFLIDYESLTGNEMSQTILIPSFKSRITRLNGLKTGVSSGDRRTPACTRVVWEFLGAEVNRVNAYRQVMLYAPDDPRIDAEVRQRLGAAHLRDGLFEIE; translated from the coding sequence ATGTCCGATCACTTCAGCCCCAACCTCAAGCTGCTCTGCAGTCACTACCGCTCGATCGCCGAGGTCTGCCGCCAGCTGGCGATCAACCGCGCCCAGTTCAACAAGTACCTGAGCGGGCAGAGCCGGCCGACGGCCTACAACCTCAAGCGCATCTGCGACTTCTTCGGCGTCGAGGACTACGAGCTGGGCCTGCCGGCGGAGCAGTTCGCCGGCCTGATCGGCGCGCGCAGCGGCGCGCAGGAGCGCGCAGCGGCCGGCGACCCGCTGCTCGAACTGCTGCAGCCGCTGCGCGAGCACGCCAGCAGCCTGTCGCGCTACTGCGGCTACTACCTGGAGTACGCCAACTGCATGTCGGTGCCGGGGCAGATCCTGGTGTCGCTGGTGCAGCTGCGCGAGGAGCGCGGCAGCTACCTGTTCGAGCGCCAGGAGCGCCAGGGCCGCCCCCATGGGCCGGGCCCCGAGGCCGACGATTCGGTGCGCTGTCGCTACCTGGGCGCGGCGTTCTACCTGCAGGACCGCCTGTTCCTGATCGACTACGAGTCGCTGACCGGCAACGAGATGAGCCAGACCATCCTGATCCCCAGCTTCAAGAGCCGCATCACCCGCCTCAACGGCCTGAAGACCGGGGTCTCCAGCGGCGACCGGCGCACCCCGGCCTGCACCCGGGTGGTCTGGGAGTTTCTCGGAGCCGAGGTGAACCGGGTCAACGCCTACCGCCAGGTGATGCTCTATGCCCCTGACGATCCGCGCATCGATGCCGAGGTGCGCCAGCGCCTGGGCGCCGCGCATCTGCGCGATGGCCTGTTCGAGATCGAGTGA
- a CDS encoding GNAT family N-acetyltransferase: protein MPFRIDVEIRPVGADDQAAWLPLWQGYQRFYMTEIPAAASDQAWQRFLDPGEPMHAALAWHDGKAVGLVHWIFHRSTWTAGDYCYLQDLFIAKDLRSSGVGRQLIEHVYDQARQADCARVYWLTHETNSRAMLLYERVAERSGFVQFRKLL, encoded by the coding sequence ATGCCCTTTCGTATCGACGTTGAGATCCGCCCGGTCGGCGCCGACGACCAAGCCGCTTGGCTGCCGCTGTGGCAGGGCTACCAACGCTTCTACATGACGGAAATCCCCGCTGCCGCCAGCGACCAGGCCTGGCAGCGCTTCCTCGACCCCGGCGAACCCATGCACGCCGCCCTGGCCTGGCACGATGGCAAGGCCGTCGGCCTGGTGCACTGGATCTTCCACCGCTCGACCTGGACCGCCGGCGACTACTGCTACCTGCAGGACCTGTTCATCGCCAAGGACCTGCGCAGCAGCGGCGTCGGCCGCCAGCTGATCGAACATGTCTACGACCAGGCGCGCCAGGCCGACTGCGCGCGGGTCTACTGGCTCACCCACGAAACCAACAGCCGCGCCATGCTGCTGTACGAGCGCGTCGCCGAGCGCTCGGGCTTCGTCCAGTTCCGCAAGCTGCTGTAG
- a CDS encoding alanine/glycine:cation symporter family protein, translated as MLDLLNDLLWSKLLIVMLIGLGLYFSVRSRFVQFRYFGRMFRIFAEAFQRQPGQLSSFQALMLSVAGRVGAGNIAGVSVAIMLGGPGAIFWMWVVALVGMATSYFECALAQLYKRRDADGSYRGGPAFYIEHGLGQRWLGIVVSLLLLVTFGFGFNAVQSFTVASSLHDTFGLPTHVSGIALVVVIGLIIFGGIKRIAKIADILVPSMAFAYIAMALFVIGSQLDQVPQVFALIVKSAFGLEPAFAGGIGAAIIMGVKRGLFSNEAGLGSAPNVAAVAEVKHPAAQGIVQSLSVFIDTLILCTCTALIILLSGVYQPGAEMAGVVLTQSAMAAVVGEWGRVFVSLALLLFVFTTLIYNYYLGENALGFFTSKRLPVQVYRVLVIALVLWGSVQDLGTVFAFADVTMGLLAVANLVALALLFKVGLRLMRDYDSQVAAGVESPVFDPRQFADLDLDPAAWPANPTGAAPAADAEVAYSAHQR; from the coding sequence ATGCTCGACCTTCTGAACGACCTGCTCTGGAGCAAGCTGCTGATCGTCATGCTGATCGGCCTCGGGCTGTACTTCAGCGTGCGCTCGCGCTTCGTCCAATTCCGCTACTTCGGCCGCATGTTCCGCATCTTCGCCGAAGCCTTTCAGCGTCAGCCGGGCCAGCTCAGCTCGTTCCAGGCCTTGATGCTCAGCGTCGCCGGCCGGGTCGGTGCCGGCAACATCGCCGGGGTCTCCGTGGCCATCATGCTCGGCGGTCCGGGTGCGATCTTCTGGATGTGGGTGGTCGCCCTGGTCGGCATGGCCACCAGCTACTTCGAATGCGCCCTGGCCCAGCTGTACAAGCGCCGCGACGCCGACGGCAGCTACCGTGGCGGCCCGGCCTTCTACATCGAGCACGGCCTCGGCCAGCGCTGGCTGGGCATCGTCGTCTCCCTGCTGCTGCTGGTGACCTTCGGCTTCGGCTTCAACGCCGTGCAGTCCTTCACCGTGGCCAGCTCGCTGCACGACACCTTCGGCCTGCCCACCCATGTCAGCGGCATCGCCCTGGTGGTGGTGATCGGCCTGATCATCTTCGGCGGCATCAAGCGCATCGCCAAGATCGCCGACATCCTGGTGCCAAGCATGGCCTTCGCCTACATCGCCATGGCGCTGTTCGTGATCGGCAGCCAGCTCGACCAGGTACCCCAGGTGTTCGCCCTGATCGTCAAGAGCGCCTTCGGCCTGGAACCGGCCTTCGCCGGCGGCATCGGCGCGGCGATCATCATGGGCGTCAAGCGCGGCCTGTTCTCCAACGAGGCCGGCCTGGGCAGCGCGCCCAACGTCGCCGCGGTGGCCGAGGTCAAGCACCCGGCGGCCCAGGGCATCGTGCAGTCGCTCAGCGTGTTCATCGACACCCTCATCCTGTGCACCTGCACCGCGTTGATCATCCTGCTGTCCGGCGTCTACCAGCCGGGCGCCGAGATGGCCGGTGTGGTCCTGACCCAGAGCGCCATGGCGGCCGTGGTCGGCGAGTGGGGCCGGGTGTTCGTCAGCCTCGCCCTGCTGCTGTTCGTCTTCACCACCCTGATCTACAACTACTACCTGGGTGAGAACGCCCTGGGCTTCTTCACCAGCAAGCGCCTGCCGGTGCAGGTCTACCGCGTGCTGGTGATCGCGCTGGTGCTCTGGGGTTCGGTGCAGGACCTGGGCACGGTGTTCGCCTTCGCCGACGTGACCATGGGCCTGCTGGCGGTGGCCAACCTGGTGGCCCTGGCCCTGCTGTTCAAGGTCGGCCTGCGCCTGATGCGCGACTACGACAGCCAGGTCGCCGCCGGTGTCGAGTCGCCGGTGTTCGATCCCAGGCAGTTCGCCGACCTGGACCTGGACCCGGCGGCCTGGCCCGCCAACCCGACGGGCGCCGCGCCGGCAGCGGATGCCGAGGTCGCCTACAGCGCCCATCAGCGCTGA
- a CDS encoding asparaginase, producing MASTKLLVLYTGGTIGMQQTAAGLAPASGFESRLRSQQALETGRQLPGWTFRELLPPIDSANMNQANWLAMVEAIRAGVEQDGCDAVLVLHGTDTLAYSAAALSFLLLGLPVPVVLTGSMRPAGAEDSDAWSNLFGAMQALHKGVALGVHLYFNGRLMPGNRVSKLGSAVFDAFAELPRQRVAARAGMIPAELDYRQPRQPVNLAVLPFYPGIRAAQVEAALAGDVRGLLLECYGSGTGPSDDAALLAALKAAHERGVVLAAISQCPHGHVEFGVYAAGSQLASAGLVSAGGMTREAALGKLFALLGAGLSQTEVEDWFAVDLCGENAD from the coding sequence ATGGCTTCAACAAAACTTCTGGTGCTCTACACCGGTGGCACCATCGGCATGCAGCAAACCGCCGCCGGCCTGGCCCCGGCCTCCGGCTTCGAGTCGCGGTTGCGCTCCCAGCAGGCCCTGGAAACCGGGCGCCAGCTGCCCGGCTGGACCTTCCGCGAGCTGCTGCCACCGATCGACAGCGCCAACATGAACCAGGCCAACTGGCTGGCGATGGTCGAGGCGATCCGCGCCGGCGTCGAGCAGGACGGCTGCGACGCGGTACTGGTGCTGCACGGCACCGACACCCTGGCCTACAGCGCGGCGGCGCTGAGCTTCCTGCTGCTCGGCCTGCCGGTGCCGGTGGTGCTGACCGGCTCCATGCGCCCGGCCGGCGCCGAGGACAGCGACGCCTGGTCCAACCTGTTCGGCGCCATGCAGGCGCTGCACAAGGGCGTCGCCCTGGGCGTGCACCTGTACTTCAATGGCCGGCTGATGCCGGGCAACCGGGTCAGCAAGCTGGGCAGCGCGGTCTTCGACGCCTTCGCCGAGCTGCCGCGCCAGCGGGTCGCCGCGCGGGCCGGGATGATTCCCGCCGAGCTCGACTACCGTCAGCCACGCCAGCCGGTGAACCTCGCCGTGCTGCCCTTCTACCCGGGCATTCGGGCCGCCCAGGTCGAGGCCGCGCTGGCCGGCGACGTGCGCGGGCTGCTGCTGGAGTGCTACGGCAGCGGCACCGGGCCGTCGGACGATGCCGCGCTGCTCGCCGCGCTCAAGGCCGCCCACGAGCGCGGCGTAGTGCTGGCGGCGATCAGCCAGTGCCCCCACGGCCATGTCGAGTTCGGCGTCTATGCCGCCGGCAGCCAGCTGGCCAGCGCCGGCCTGGTCTCGGCAGGCGGCATGACCCGCGAGGCGGCCCTGGGCAAGCTGTTCGCCCTGCTCGGCGCCGGCCTCTCGCAGACAGAAGTCGAGGACTGGTTCGCCGTCGACCTGTGCGGGGAAAACGCCGACTGA
- a CDS encoding GNAT family N-acetyltransferase, with protein MTRADLTDWQPCPVPQRAPLQGRYVRLEALQLAAHGEDLWWALQGPEADPQLWDYLPYGPFAERPAFDAWMAANAASTDPLFFAVVELTSRRAVGLLSFLRMAPKDGCIEIGHIAFGRVMQRSPASTEAVYLLAELAMETLGYRRLEWKCNALNARSMRAAERLGFVHEGTFRQHMVVKGRNRDSAWFALLDHDWPACRAAFTRWLAPDNFDAQGRQRRTLEQLREDTARA; from the coding sequence ATGACCCGCGCCGACTTGACCGACTGGCAGCCCTGCCCTGTGCCGCAGCGCGCCCCGCTGCAGGGCCGCTATGTGCGACTCGAAGCGCTGCAGCTCGCGGCCCACGGCGAGGACCTGTGGTGGGCCCTGCAGGGGCCGGAGGCCGATCCGCAGCTGTGGGACTACCTGCCCTACGGCCCCTTCGCCGAGCGGCCGGCCTTCGATGCCTGGATGGCGGCCAACGCCGCCAGCACCGACCCGCTGTTCTTCGCCGTGGTCGAACTGACCAGCCGACGCGCCGTCGGCCTGCTGAGTTTCTTGCGTATGGCACCCAAGGACGGCTGCATCGAGATCGGCCATATCGCCTTCGGCCGCGTCATGCAGCGCTCGCCGGCCTCCACCGAGGCGGTCTACCTGCTGGCCGAGCTGGCCATGGAGACGCTTGGCTACCGCCGCCTCGAATGGAAGTGCAACGCCCTGAATGCCCGCTCCATGCGCGCCGCCGAGCGCCTGGGCTTCGTCCACGAAGGCACCTTCCGCCAGCATATGGTGGTCAAGGGGCGCAACCGCGACAGCGCCTGGTTCGCCCTCCTCGACCACGACTGGCCGGCCTGCCGCGCGGCCTTCACGCGCTGGCTGGCGCCCGACAACTTCGATGCCCAGGGCCGCCAGCGGCGCACGCTGGAGCAGCTGCGCGAAGACACTGCGCGGGCCTGA
- a CDS encoding sodium-dependent bicarbonate transport family permease, protein MGIDPVVLFFVFGLAAGLLKSELKLPPALYETLSIILLLAIGLHGGVELAEQASAQLLGQSALVLLLGIGLPLLAFVLLRGLRFDRVNSAAVAAHYGSVSAGTFAVVVAYMVSREIAFESYMPLFVAILEVPAILVGIILAKGISRDTHWRELGREIFLGKSIMLLLGGLIIGAVAGKEAIKPLEPLYTSMFKPVLAFFLLEMGLIASGQLGSLKQFGLRLVGFALLMPLLGALIGALLARFMGLSLGGTAMLATLAASASYIAVPAALRLALPQANPSLSLTASLGITFPFNILIGIPLYHGLAEQLIAWGL, encoded by the coding sequence ATGGGTATCGATCCCGTAGTGTTGTTCTTCGTCTTCGGCCTGGCCGCCGGCCTGCTGAAAAGCGAGCTGAAGTTGCCGCCGGCACTGTACGAGACGCTGTCGATCATCCTGCTGCTGGCCATCGGTCTGCACGGCGGGGTGGAGCTGGCGGAGCAGGCCAGCGCGCAACTGCTCGGCCAGTCGGCGCTGGTGCTGCTGCTGGGCATCGGCCTGCCGCTGCTGGCCTTCGTCCTGTTGCGCGGCCTGCGCTTCGACCGCGTCAATTCGGCGGCGGTGGCGGCGCACTATGGCTCGGTCAGCGCCGGTACCTTCGCCGTGGTGGTGGCCTACATGGTCTCCCGCGAGATCGCCTTCGAGAGCTACATGCCCCTGTTCGTGGCCATCCTCGAGGTCCCGGCGATCCTGGTCGGCATCATCCTGGCCAAGGGCATCAGCCGTGACACTCACTGGCGCGAGCTGGGCCGGGAGATCTTCCTCGGCAAGAGCATCATGCTGCTGCTCGGCGGCCTGATCATCGGTGCGGTGGCCGGCAAGGAGGCGATCAAGCCGCTGGAGCCGCTGTACACCAGCATGTTCAAGCCGGTGCTGGCGTTCTTCCTGCTGGAAATGGGCCTGATCGCCTCCGGCCAGCTCGGTTCGCTCAAGCAGTTCGGCCTGCGCCTGGTGGGCTTCGCCCTGCTGATGCCGCTGCTCGGCGCGTTGATCGGCGCCCTGCTGGCGCGCTTCATGGGCCTGTCCCTGGGCGGTACCGCGATGCTCGCCACCCTGGCGGCCAGCGCCTCCTACATCGCCGTGCCGGCGGCCCTGCGCCTGGCATTGCCCCAGGCCAACCCGTCGCTATCCTTGACCGCGTCCTTGGGGATCACCTTCCCCTTCAATATCCTGATCGGTATTCCGCTCTATCACGGCTTGGCCGAACAACTCATCGCCTGGGGGCTCTGA
- a CDS encoding DUF3240 family protein translates to MNVSTRTLLTVICEAALEKKLLADLEHLGAPGWTISDARGRGAHGVRSAGWDTEGNIRVEIICARELAEQLAGHLQQRYYADYAMICYLAEVEVLRPQKF, encoded by the coding sequence ATGAATGTATCGACCCGTACCCTGCTCACCGTGATCTGCGAGGCGGCGCTGGAGAAGAAGCTGCTGGCCGACCTGGAGCACCTGGGCGCGCCCGGCTGGACCATCTCCGATGCCCGCGGCCGCGGCGCCCATGGCGTGCGCAGCGCCGGCTGGGACACCGAAGGCAATATCCGCGTGGAGATCATCTGCGCCCGCGAACTGGCCGAGCAGCTGGCCGGGCACCTGCAGCAGCGCTACTACGCCGACTACGCGATGATCTGCTACCTGGCCGAGGTCGAGGTGCTGCGCCCGCAGAAGTTCTGA